From Xiphophorus couchianus chromosome 23, X_couchianus-1.0, whole genome shotgun sequence, one genomic window encodes:
- the sh3tc2 gene encoding SH3 domain and tetratricopeptide repeat-containing protein 2 isoform X2, whose protein sequence is MCSMGNTLSQEDVSPAELDALWREPPYSLGGTNEHFSDNNIMTQGEEEDGPTGDSGEGAEHDSYWKKKEAFLRGSKISVGEKFSSEIVLRFTGRRRSGVNPDQYLQEALRTRLRVVESNSKDITQLFKDLSARLVSVHAEKDIFVLTFKTVEEIWKFSTYLSLGFVARCLENFLCDQSFWLDAELLRELEINVTVDEEHLATLYLELLLQEGSFFAKALFTRSEEDEDSEEQLAFKKNDLLIVRDTGKDDIWEGTMLATGNHGQVPVHAMQPLPYPFYQWFLRKYPGQAGYSPVEKELFESAIVTGSCEAIVDYSPAGPDELQLSQGDTVEIQGLLIRGISIFIGRHTSTGHAGFVHRAHVKPLNTKPLDRQLVFLTEEEKASLAQVNPYSSEPSESCLLERLFSSDISSVYRLDRLNEADFMYIRNRPKHDFKGFSSARQSLMSERSEGRQNQSSPRASVSVASPRMSLYHSLNPLPREGERLSFNLEDTFKELDEFQEDPPLFMEENSWEGEKTELSDPTLTLLNHEHFQDEFLPLYDLHCSFLWMTFGEKTEDELSGHLESVRECAKRLGMHWAHRRACFVLGRLCARKLKFSQARVYYEEALSVSVNSFSDVPLLVALSTNLTAIYLKQRMTDKLPQILEKASALILCLPCHAFMSSDEVELLKLLLRRSVVLGDKHLEARVCYLISSLYLVLKKTEDTLPFFERLQFLSATLSTTEGGPIEPLDLNWLLSWLYHRKYMPYLALASLSLDSREDHSLCDAFQRIELFIRNSVRLNPCWKEGTSLLPAQIVVYLQQALAVAEQGDDIKMQRDLCLGLALTYQQYGALDKAVRCAQQAVETGSHINEEDGFEASVLLGWLLVLTGQAERAQSILEPLLTSLQSTDSPTQQGVIHNLLALCLRHRGRVREAGWHLHSALEISRESGNQRNQALALANLGCLALDAGANLLAERFLVRSLCLFLDLWESPTDEEHVQVYLWLGQSYKDRGKSQDIRACYEMGLLIALHARNLHSQMVVAKLLSVLYAEMLLYRQSIVYYEHCVSVSRELKDKRREGEYLEKLSSLYLSLNTEKSSRKSLDYTKQSLRISIDLGKREEESETWLQVGRIYYLIQEDELADMYLQAAVKTALKMNDPHFALSIYEEAGDVYFKGHRNRMASEIFYRDGSLPFARSIKDVHSEFRLLSKLTELLMNQGEQEEALQYATLAVQIANQTGVRENERTAYHRLATIYYNLQQYEMAEYNYLKSLSLCPPILQHPTEARYYTKVYCRLGNITLHDFKDAFDAVGYFYLALAAALEDKANPEALYVVYMKLAEIHGSHMPDAQLCQLYIDRAQSLKRVLAGVESIPDSDSNLKRENLSNVYTGYRKSANDTHSSFDFVPGDERFVDSTAARAHSVKTDSGEILTDMNLEGDYGQKDHSHCPGDTDSRYLDVSGSETDTIASQSYSDSVITGSFDTAKEHISDSSSTTDTYQNPTEGKDSELDSDHSMPSQIPANPTGDLTRHTDARDTDSDVPDEQSTPSKETDALSDPTQTDCDAGWKGTATMNNGKAASKDNAWRHGGI, encoded by the exons ATGTGCAGCATGGGTAACACACTTAGCCAAGAAG ACGTCTCCCCTGCTGAGCTGGATGCTCTTTGGAGGGAACCGCCATACAGTCTCGGAGGGACAAATGAACACTTCTCAGACAATAACATCATGACTCAAG gtgaggaagaggatggtCCTACTGGCGACTCAGGAGAAGGAGCAGAACATGACAGCTACTGGAAGAAGAAAGAGGCCTTCCTTCGAGGAAGTAAAATTTCAGTCGGGGAGAAATTCTCTTCAG AAATCGTGCTCCGGTTTACTGGGCGGAGGCGTTCCGGTGTTAATCCAGACCAGTACCTGCAGGAGGCGCTGCGCACACGACTCCGAGTGGTGGAGAGCAACAGCAAAGACATCACTCAGCTCTTTAAA GACCTGTCGGCTCGTCTGGTCTCTGTTCATGCTGAGAAGGACATCTTTGTGCTCACATTTAAGACGGTGGAGGAGATCTGGAAGTTTTCAACTTACCTGTCATTAG GTTTTGTTGCCCGATGCTTGGAGAACTTCTTGTGTGACCAGTCTTTCTGGCTGGACGCGGAGCTGCTTCGTGAGTTAGAGATCAATGTCACTGTGGACGAGGAGCATCTCGCCACCCTCTACTTAGAGCTTCTGCTTCAAGAAG GATCTTTTTTTGCCAAGGCGCTGTTCACCAGAAGTGAGGAGGATGAAGACAGTGAGGAGCAGCTggcatttaaaaagaatgacCTGCTGATAGTGAGGGATACGGGGAAGGACGACATTTGGGAGGGCACTATGCTCGCCACGGGGAACCACGGCCAGGTGCCAGTCCACGCCATGCAGCCACTGCCCTACCCCTTCTACCA GTGGTTCCTCAGGAAGTATCCGGGCCAAGCTGGATACTCACCAGTAGAAAAGGAACTGTTTGAAAGTGCAATTG TGACCGGTTCGTGTGAAGCCATCGTTGACTACAGTCCCGCTGGGCCTGATGAGCTCCAGCTGAGTCAAGGGGACACGGTGGAGATCCAGGGTCTGCTGATACGGGGCATTTCCATCTTCATAGGAAGACACACATCCACAGGACACGCTGGATTTGTTCACAGGGCCCACGTCAAGCCTCTAAACACCAAACCCCT agacagacaatTGGTCTTTCtcacagaggaggagaaggccAGCCTGGCTCAGGTTAACCCGTATAGCTCAGAGCCAAGCGAAAGCTGCCTTCTGGAAAGACTCTTCTCATCAGACATCAGCTCTGTGTACAGACTAG ACAGGCTGAACGAGGCCGACTTCATGTACATACGGAATCGGCCAAAGCATG ATTTCAAGGGTTTTTCCAGCGCCCGTCAGAGCCTTATGTCCGAAAGAAGCGAAGGAAGGCAGAACCAATCCTCCCCCCGCGCCTCTGTCTCTGTCGCCTCACCACGCATGTCCCTCTATCATTCCCTCAATCCTCTGCCACGAGAGGGAGAGCGGCTCTCTTTCAATCTGGAGgacacatttaaagaactaGATGAGTTTCAGGAGGATCCCCCTCTCTTCATGGAAGAGAATAGCTGGGAGGGGGAGAAGACGGAGCTCAGTGACCCAACACTGACTCTGTTAAACCACGAACACTTCCAG GATGAATTTCTGCCCTTGTACGACCTACACTGTTCCTTCCTGTGGATGACTTTCGGTGAGAAGACTGAGGATGAACTGTCCGGACATCTTGAGAGTGTCAGGGAGTGCGCCAAGAGACTGGGCATGCACTGGGCACATCGGCGTGCGTGCTTTGTCCTTGGCAGACTTTGCGCCAGAAAACTAAAGTTCTCCCAG GCACGAGTATACTACGAGGAAGCTCTGAGTGTCAGCGTCAACAGCTTCTCTGATGTACCGCTTCTCGTGGCTCTCTCCACAAATCTCACTGCCATCTACCTGAAGCAGCGTATGACTGATAAACTGCCCCAGATCCTGGAGAAGGCCAGTGCCTTAATACTCTGTCTTCCCTGCCATGCTTTCATGTCCTCAGATGAAGTTGAACTGCTGAAGCTCCTCCTGAGAAGATCCGTCGTGTTGGGGGACAAACATTTGGAGGCTCGCGTCTGCTACCTCATCTCTAGCCTCTACTTAGTTCTTAAGAAGACAGAAGACACGCTACCTTTCTTTGAGCGACTTCAGTTTCTTTCAGCAACACTATCGACCACCGAAGGCGGACCTATCGAACCTTTGGACCTCAACTGGCTCTTGAGCTGGCTCTATCATCGTAAATACATGCCTTACTTAGCACTGGCCTCCCTAAGCCTGGACTCAAGAGAAGACCATTCACTTTGTGATGCTTTCCAGAGGATTGAGTTGTTTATCAGGAACTCTGTCCGTCTGAATCCGTGCTGGAAGGAAGGAACCTCACTACTCCCCGCTCAGATAGTGGTTTACCTGCAGCAGGCTCTTGCCGTAGCTGAGCAGGGTGATGACATAAAGATGCAGCGGGACCTTTGTTTGGGTTTGGCTTTGACCTACCAGCAGTACGGTGCGCTGGATAAAGCAGTACGCTGCGCACAACAAGCTGTGGAGACAGGAAGCCATATCAATGAGGAGGATGGCTTTGAGGCTTCAGTGCTACTTGGTTGGCTGCTGGTGTTGACGGGTCAGGCTGAGAGGGCTCAGAGTATTTTAGAGCCACTGCTCACATCACTACAG AGCACGGACAGTCCCACTCAGCAAGGAGTCATCCATAACCTTTTAGCATTGTGTCTGAGGCATCGGGGTCGGGTCCGAGAGGCAGGTTGGCATCTTCACTCTGCCTTGGAAATCTCCAGAGAGAGTGGCAACCAAAGGAATCAGGCGCTGGCACTAGCTAACCTGGGCTGCCTGGCGCTGGATGCTGGGGCAAACCTCCTTGCGGAGCGCTTTCTAGTTAG gTCTCTGTGTCTTTTTCTGGATCTCTGGGAGAGCCCAACCGATGAGGAACACGTTCAGGTGTATCTTTGGCTTGGGCAGAGTTACAAGGACAGAGGGAAGAGTCAGGACATCAGGGCATGCTATGAAATGGGGCTGCTAATTGCACTGCATGCCAGAAATTTGCACA GTCAGATGGTGGTCGCCAAGCTTCTGAGTGTGCTGTACGCCGAAATGCTGCTCTACCGTCAGAGCATTGTTTACTATGAGCATTGTGTCTCAGTGTCCAGAGAGCTAAAGGACAAGAGACGGGAAGGAGAGTATCTGGAAAAACTCAGCAGCCTCTACCTCTCACTCAACACAGAAAA ATCGTCTCGTAAGTCTCTTGATTACACCAAGCAGAGTCTGAGGATTTCTATCGATCTGGGCAAGAGAGAGGAAGAGTCAGAGACCTGGCTGCAGGTGGGACGAATCTATTACCTCATCCAGGAGGACGAGCTGGCTGACATGTACCTGCAG GCAGCAGTGAAGACAGCCCTGAAGATGAACGACCCTCATTTTGCTTTGAGCATCTACGAGGAGGCGGGAGATGTTTACTTTAAAGGCCACAGGAACCGAATGGCTTCAGAGATTTTCTACAGA GACGGTAGTCTACCATTTGCACGGAGCATCAAAGACGTCCATTCAGAGTTCCGCTTGTTAAGTAAATTAACAGAGCTACTAATGAATCAAGGAGAGCAGGAGGAAGCTCTGCAGTATGCAACACTGGCTGTTCAAATAGCGAACCAAACAG GAGTTCGTGAAAATGAGAGGACTGCGTATCATCGATTGGCCACAATTTACTACAATCTTCAGCAGTACGAGATGGCAGAATACAATTACTTGAAGTCCCTTTCCCTCTGTCCACCTATACTGCAGCACCCCACAGAGGCGCGCTATTACACTAAAGTCTACTGCAGGCTAGGAAACATTACACTACATGATTTCAAG GATGCTTTTGATGCAGTGGGGTACTTCTATTTAGCACTGGCAGCCGCTCTTGAGGACAAAGCTAACCCTGAAGCTCTGTATGTGGTGTACATGAAGCTGGCGGAGATCCATGGAAGCCACATGCCTGATGCTCAGTTGTGCCAGCTGTACATAGACAGAGCTCAGAGTCTGAAGAGAGTCCTGGCCGGAGTTGAAAGCATCCCAGACAGTGATTCCAACCTAAAAAGGGAGAATTTATCGAATGTCTATACTGGATATAGAAAAAGTGCGAATGACACGCACTCTTCCTTTGATTTTGTACCTGGAGACGAAAGGTTTGTAGATAGTACAGCGGCAAGAGCTCATTCGGTCAAGACTGACTCTGGGGAAATATTGACGGACATGAATCTTGAGGGAGATTATGGTCAGAAGGATCACAGTCACTGTCCTGGTGACACAGACAGTCGCTATTTAGATGTTTCAGGCTCTGAGACAGACACCATTGCGAGTCAGTCATATAGCGACAGCGTCATAACAGGATCCTTTGACACGGCTAAGGAGCACATTTCAGACTCCAGCAGCACCACTGACACTTACCAGAATCCGACTGAAGGGAAGGATTCAGAATTGGATTCTGACCACAGCATGCCTAGTCAAATACCTGCAAATCCTACAGGTGATctcaccagacacacagacgCCAGAGACACGGATTCAGATGTTCCAGATGAACAAAGCACCCCGAGTAAAGAAACGGATGCTCTCAGCGATCCGACTCAGACAGACTGTGACGCTGGATGGAAGGGTACTGCCACCATGAACAATGGTAAAGCTGCAAGTAAGGATAATGCTTGGAGACACGGAGGAATATAA
- the sh3tc2 gene encoding SH3 domain and tetratricopeptide repeat-containing protein 2 isoform X3, which produces MTQGEEEDGPTGDSGEGAEHDSYWKKKEAFLRGSKISVGEKFSSEIVLRFTGRRRSGVNPDQYLQEALRTRLRVVESNSKDITQLFKDLSARLVSVHAEKDIFVLTFKTVEEIWKFSTYLSLGFVARCLENFLCDQSFWLDAELLRELEINVTVDEEHLATLYLELLLQEGSFFAKALFTRSEEDEDSEEQLAFKKNDLLIVRDTGKDDIWEGTMLATGNHGQVPVHAMQPLPYPFYQWFLRKYPGQAGYSPVEKELFESAIVTGSCEAIVDYSPAGPDELQLSQGDTVEIQGLLIRGISIFIGRHTSTGHAGFVHRAHVKPLNTKPLDRQLVFLTEEEKASLAQVNPYSSEPSESCLLERLFSSDISSVYRLDRLNEADFMYIRNRPKHDFKGFSSARQSLMSERSEGRQNQSSPRASVSVASPRMSLYHSLNPLPREGERLSFNLEDTFKELDEFQEDPPLFMEENSWEGEKTELSDPTLTLLNHEHFQDEFLPLYDLHCSFLWMTFGEKTEDELSGHLESVRECAKRLGMHWAHRRACFVLGRLCARKLKFSQARVYYEEALSVSVNSFSDVPLLVALSTNLTAIYLKQRMTDKLPQILEKASALILCLPCHAFMSSDEVELLKLLLRRSVVLGDKHLEARVCYLISSLYLVLKKTEDTLPFFERLQFLSATLSTTEGGPIEPLDLNWLLSWLYHRKYMPYLALASLSLDSREDHSLCDAFQRIELFIRNSVRLNPCWKEGTSLLPAQIVVYLQQALAVAEQGDDIKMQRDLCLGLALTYQQYGALDKAVRCAQQAVETGSHINEEDGFEASVLLGWLLVLTGQAERAQSILEPLLTSLQSTDSPTQQGVIHNLLALCLRHRGRVREAGWHLHSALEISRESGNQRNQALALANLGCLALDAGANLLAERFLVRSLCLFLDLWESPTDEEHVQVYLWLGQSYKDRGKSQDIRACYEMGLLIALHARNLHSQMVVAKLLSVLYAEMLLYRQSIVYYEHCVSVSRELKDKRREGEYLEKLSSLYLSLNTEKSSRKSLDYTKQSLRISIDLGKREEESETWLQVGRIYYLIQEDELADMYLQAAVKTALKMNDPHFALSIYEEAGDVYFKGHRNRMASEIFYRDGSLPFARSIKDVHSEFRLLSKLTELLMNQGEQEEALQYATLAVQIANQTGVRENERTAYHRLATIYYNLQQYEMAEYNYLKSLSLCPPILQHPTEARYYTKVYCRLGNITLHDFKDAFDAVGYFYLALAAALEDKANPEALYVVYMKLAEIHGSHMPDAQLCQLYIDRAQSLKRVLAGVESIPDSDSNLKRENLSNVYTGYRKSANDTHSSFDFVPGDERFVDSTAARAHSVKTDSGEILTDMNLEGDYGQKDHSHCPGDTDSRYLDVSGSETDTIASQSYSDSVITGSFDTAKEHISDSSSTTDTYQNPTEGKDSELDSDHSMPSQIPANPTGDLTRHTDARDTDSDVPDEQSTPSKETDALSDPTQTDCDAGWKGTATMNNGKAASKDNAWRHGGI; this is translated from the exons ATGACTCAAG gtgaggaagaggatggtCCTACTGGCGACTCAGGAGAAGGAGCAGAACATGACAGCTACTGGAAGAAGAAAGAGGCCTTCCTTCGAGGAAGTAAAATTTCAGTCGGGGAGAAATTCTCTTCAG AAATCGTGCTCCGGTTTACTGGGCGGAGGCGTTCCGGTGTTAATCCAGACCAGTACCTGCAGGAGGCGCTGCGCACACGACTCCGAGTGGTGGAGAGCAACAGCAAAGACATCACTCAGCTCTTTAAA GACCTGTCGGCTCGTCTGGTCTCTGTTCATGCTGAGAAGGACATCTTTGTGCTCACATTTAAGACGGTGGAGGAGATCTGGAAGTTTTCAACTTACCTGTCATTAG GTTTTGTTGCCCGATGCTTGGAGAACTTCTTGTGTGACCAGTCTTTCTGGCTGGACGCGGAGCTGCTTCGTGAGTTAGAGATCAATGTCACTGTGGACGAGGAGCATCTCGCCACCCTCTACTTAGAGCTTCTGCTTCAAGAAG GATCTTTTTTTGCCAAGGCGCTGTTCACCAGAAGTGAGGAGGATGAAGACAGTGAGGAGCAGCTggcatttaaaaagaatgacCTGCTGATAGTGAGGGATACGGGGAAGGACGACATTTGGGAGGGCACTATGCTCGCCACGGGGAACCACGGCCAGGTGCCAGTCCACGCCATGCAGCCACTGCCCTACCCCTTCTACCA GTGGTTCCTCAGGAAGTATCCGGGCCAAGCTGGATACTCACCAGTAGAAAAGGAACTGTTTGAAAGTGCAATTG TGACCGGTTCGTGTGAAGCCATCGTTGACTACAGTCCCGCTGGGCCTGATGAGCTCCAGCTGAGTCAAGGGGACACGGTGGAGATCCAGGGTCTGCTGATACGGGGCATTTCCATCTTCATAGGAAGACACACATCCACAGGACACGCTGGATTTGTTCACAGGGCCCACGTCAAGCCTCTAAACACCAAACCCCT agacagacaatTGGTCTTTCtcacagaggaggagaaggccAGCCTGGCTCAGGTTAACCCGTATAGCTCAGAGCCAAGCGAAAGCTGCCTTCTGGAAAGACTCTTCTCATCAGACATCAGCTCTGTGTACAGACTAG ACAGGCTGAACGAGGCCGACTTCATGTACATACGGAATCGGCCAAAGCATG ATTTCAAGGGTTTTTCCAGCGCCCGTCAGAGCCTTATGTCCGAAAGAAGCGAAGGAAGGCAGAACCAATCCTCCCCCCGCGCCTCTGTCTCTGTCGCCTCACCACGCATGTCCCTCTATCATTCCCTCAATCCTCTGCCACGAGAGGGAGAGCGGCTCTCTTTCAATCTGGAGgacacatttaaagaactaGATGAGTTTCAGGAGGATCCCCCTCTCTTCATGGAAGAGAATAGCTGGGAGGGGGAGAAGACGGAGCTCAGTGACCCAACACTGACTCTGTTAAACCACGAACACTTCCAG GATGAATTTCTGCCCTTGTACGACCTACACTGTTCCTTCCTGTGGATGACTTTCGGTGAGAAGACTGAGGATGAACTGTCCGGACATCTTGAGAGTGTCAGGGAGTGCGCCAAGAGACTGGGCATGCACTGGGCACATCGGCGTGCGTGCTTTGTCCTTGGCAGACTTTGCGCCAGAAAACTAAAGTTCTCCCAG GCACGAGTATACTACGAGGAAGCTCTGAGTGTCAGCGTCAACAGCTTCTCTGATGTACCGCTTCTCGTGGCTCTCTCCACAAATCTCACTGCCATCTACCTGAAGCAGCGTATGACTGATAAACTGCCCCAGATCCTGGAGAAGGCCAGTGCCTTAATACTCTGTCTTCCCTGCCATGCTTTCATGTCCTCAGATGAAGTTGAACTGCTGAAGCTCCTCCTGAGAAGATCCGTCGTGTTGGGGGACAAACATTTGGAGGCTCGCGTCTGCTACCTCATCTCTAGCCTCTACTTAGTTCTTAAGAAGACAGAAGACACGCTACCTTTCTTTGAGCGACTTCAGTTTCTTTCAGCAACACTATCGACCACCGAAGGCGGACCTATCGAACCTTTGGACCTCAACTGGCTCTTGAGCTGGCTCTATCATCGTAAATACATGCCTTACTTAGCACTGGCCTCCCTAAGCCTGGACTCAAGAGAAGACCATTCACTTTGTGATGCTTTCCAGAGGATTGAGTTGTTTATCAGGAACTCTGTCCGTCTGAATCCGTGCTGGAAGGAAGGAACCTCACTACTCCCCGCTCAGATAGTGGTTTACCTGCAGCAGGCTCTTGCCGTAGCTGAGCAGGGTGATGACATAAAGATGCAGCGGGACCTTTGTTTGGGTTTGGCTTTGACCTACCAGCAGTACGGTGCGCTGGATAAAGCAGTACGCTGCGCACAACAAGCTGTGGAGACAGGAAGCCATATCAATGAGGAGGATGGCTTTGAGGCTTCAGTGCTACTTGGTTGGCTGCTGGTGTTGACGGGTCAGGCTGAGAGGGCTCAGAGTATTTTAGAGCCACTGCTCACATCACTACAG AGCACGGACAGTCCCACTCAGCAAGGAGTCATCCATAACCTTTTAGCATTGTGTCTGAGGCATCGGGGTCGGGTCCGAGAGGCAGGTTGGCATCTTCACTCTGCCTTGGAAATCTCCAGAGAGAGTGGCAACCAAAGGAATCAGGCGCTGGCACTAGCTAACCTGGGCTGCCTGGCGCTGGATGCTGGGGCAAACCTCCTTGCGGAGCGCTTTCTAGTTAG gTCTCTGTGTCTTTTTCTGGATCTCTGGGAGAGCCCAACCGATGAGGAACACGTTCAGGTGTATCTTTGGCTTGGGCAGAGTTACAAGGACAGAGGGAAGAGTCAGGACATCAGGGCATGCTATGAAATGGGGCTGCTAATTGCACTGCATGCCAGAAATTTGCACA GTCAGATGGTGGTCGCCAAGCTTCTGAGTGTGCTGTACGCCGAAATGCTGCTCTACCGTCAGAGCATTGTTTACTATGAGCATTGTGTCTCAGTGTCCAGAGAGCTAAAGGACAAGAGACGGGAAGGAGAGTATCTGGAAAAACTCAGCAGCCTCTACCTCTCACTCAACACAGAAAA ATCGTCTCGTAAGTCTCTTGATTACACCAAGCAGAGTCTGAGGATTTCTATCGATCTGGGCAAGAGAGAGGAAGAGTCAGAGACCTGGCTGCAGGTGGGACGAATCTATTACCTCATCCAGGAGGACGAGCTGGCTGACATGTACCTGCAG GCAGCAGTGAAGACAGCCCTGAAGATGAACGACCCTCATTTTGCTTTGAGCATCTACGAGGAGGCGGGAGATGTTTACTTTAAAGGCCACAGGAACCGAATGGCTTCAGAGATTTTCTACAGA GACGGTAGTCTACCATTTGCACGGAGCATCAAAGACGTCCATTCAGAGTTCCGCTTGTTAAGTAAATTAACAGAGCTACTAATGAATCAAGGAGAGCAGGAGGAAGCTCTGCAGTATGCAACACTGGCTGTTCAAATAGCGAACCAAACAG GAGTTCGTGAAAATGAGAGGACTGCGTATCATCGATTGGCCACAATTTACTACAATCTTCAGCAGTACGAGATGGCAGAATACAATTACTTGAAGTCCCTTTCCCTCTGTCCACCTATACTGCAGCACCCCACAGAGGCGCGCTATTACACTAAAGTCTACTGCAGGCTAGGAAACATTACACTACATGATTTCAAG GATGCTTTTGATGCAGTGGGGTACTTCTATTTAGCACTGGCAGCCGCTCTTGAGGACAAAGCTAACCCTGAAGCTCTGTATGTGGTGTACATGAAGCTGGCGGAGATCCATGGAAGCCACATGCCTGATGCTCAGTTGTGCCAGCTGTACATAGACAGAGCTCAGAGTCTGAAGAGAGTCCTGGCCGGAGTTGAAAGCATCCCAGACAGTGATTCCAACCTAAAAAGGGAGAATTTATCGAATGTCTATACTGGATATAGAAAAAGTGCGAATGACACGCACTCTTCCTTTGATTTTGTACCTGGAGACGAAAGGTTTGTAGATAGTACAGCGGCAAGAGCTCATTCGGTCAAGACTGACTCTGGGGAAATATTGACGGACATGAATCTTGAGGGAGATTATGGTCAGAAGGATCACAGTCACTGTCCTGGTGACACAGACAGTCGCTATTTAGATGTTTCAGGCTCTGAGACAGACACCATTGCGAGTCAGTCATATAGCGACAGCGTCATAACAGGATCCTTTGACACGGCTAAGGAGCACATTTCAGACTCCAGCAGCACCACTGACACTTACCAGAATCCGACTGAAGGGAAGGATTCAGAATTGGATTCTGACCACAGCATGCCTAGTCAAATACCTGCAAATCCTACAGGTGATctcaccagacacacagacgCCAGAGACACGGATTCAGATGTTCCAGATGAACAAAGCACCCCGAGTAAAGAAACGGATGCTCTCAGCGATCCGACTCAGACAGACTGTGACGCTGGATGGAAGGGTACTGCCACCATGAACAATGGTAAAGCTGCAAGTAAGGATAATGCTTGGAGACACGGAGGAATATAA